In Haliscomenobacter hydrossis DSM 1100, the DNA window AGCTGGTGAGTTGGCGAATTATTACAACCAGGTGAAGGAGAGGGTGAGCCAGCTGGCAGGGAAGAAATAATTTATTTAGTCACAAATTTTGCAAACATATGCATCATTCTGAACTTTTGAATGTGTTCAAAAGTTCAGAATGATGCATATGTTTGCAAAATGATATAAATTGCACTTATGAATGCACAACCAATAGACTAATCTCCTACAATCTAAACTTCTGGTAATGAGCGATCCAAGAAAAAAAATATTCTATGGCCGATTATATGACGAAATAGAAGTTTATCTTGGCGGCTATAGGGAGGGTGCGGCTCTAATTTGATGTACAATTAGGCTCTAATTTGATCGTAAAAGGCCCAGAACTGTTCCCAGCGCCCCCTTGTACAGACGAGTTCTCTAATCAACAGCATATCTTGTACTTTATGGAGATGCCATCGCATACCTGAACCGCTCAAGCGTTGTTTGGCCAGGACTTTGCAGGCTGCCTCAGTAACTCCTGATCCAATCGGGAAGCCGTTTTTGAGGAATCGGCAGTAGTCCATTCGTTTAAGGTTGTTACTCAAGTAGGTGAGGTTGTCCAATAATACCTGCGGCGGATGCTCACCATATTCTTTTTGTTTGGCTTGGAGCTCTCTGAATAAAAAAACCGCAGCTTTAGGTCGGTGTTTCAAGTCATGACAGGCTTCATCCAGCCACTTCTTACGTCGTTCCTCGTTTGGTTCCATCGCCACACTCACCTCGCTGAGGTGCTCAGTGGCATGGTAAAAATCCAGAACCTGCTCAGTTGTGCATCCATTGAGGTAAGTCCAGTTATTGGCTGCTCCATCGGCCAAGCCAACATACTTGGCTGATGGGAATAAGGCTTTAATTTCCTCTACCTCTTTGTTCATGACCCGATCAAAGCCTTCTTTACCCTTTTCGGGGGCACACGCTTTATAAATGGTATGAAGGCGATCTCCAGTTTTGTTGTACAAACTAATCGTGCCGCACATCGTTTCTCGATACCCCTGACCAATAATCGGTGTCGTCGTCCCATCTCGGCTGATCGCCACACACTTTACTACCTCTTTTAGCTCAGGTAAATCATATGACCACTCCATCTCTTTGTCCCAGGCGATCAGACCTACCTCACTCCCTATTTTTTGTACCAATTTCCGACTAATGCTTCGATGATGGTGCATTGCCATGTCCTCGCAGACCCGCGATGCGGCTAATTGAGCGTATTTCCAACTCACCATTTTACTCAGATACGGCGTGCAATTTCCGCCAACTACCCTTGCCCCTACTTCTAATGGAACGTATATTTTTCCTCCCCGACTCCGCTGGTAAACATGGCGACTAATGCTTACTCGACCCCAGGCGGTTTCGTAGTTTTTTTTTCCTCACCCCGACTACTCAGCTTTTCGTTGTTTACGATAATGCTTTCTCCTCCCGTATCGAAGCTTTTCAGCGATAGTTCGCTCGCTAGACGACCCGCCTCTGATAACGCCGCCGCTATCTGCTCTTCTTGCTCCAGCATGCTCCCTTCTGGTTTAAAATTGAAGGTGATGCTTATACTCCCGTCTGATTCTATTTTGTATGACTTTTCCATCAGCCTTTTGTTCTTGGATCACAAAATACTATTTTTATTCTTTCTCTACATCAAACTAGAGCCGCACCCTATAGGGAATGGTTCAACCAATATTTTTTTCTTATTGAAATTTATGATAAAGAAGATTCAACATTTTATTATATTGAAGTTGACAGACTTTTTATGTCAATTAATGACGAGTCTGGGCCTATTTTAGCGTTTATTAATACGAGTGAAGCAAAAGGTGGCTTAAATGATCCTAAGCATCACACTACTGAGATATTTAAAAAATTCAACAATAGGACCCTAAAAAGAGATGATTTTAAAATTTACTCATTGAAGTCTTATTTTGACAGAAATCCAAATCCAGAAGATCCATTTATTTCTAATAAAATGAAATTATTAAAATTAAAAATGAATGAATTTAGCTTAACAAATATGTTATACGCACCTTTTCCACTAATTGGCCTTAATTCCATTTATGGCAGTATTCATCTCTTATTTGAACCGTACAAAAATGACCCTTACGAAATAAGAATTGATAGTTTATTTTCAAGCCTAACGAAAATTTTTTCAAACATATTTGATAAATTGTATGCTGAAATAATGATCGAAACAAATCAATTGGACTATACAAAACTACAAGAAGAGGCCTGTTTGCACCCATTTTTGTTAGAATTCGACTATCCTAAATATTATCTAACAAAAATAAACGAGGGGAGGAAAATAATTAACAACCACAAGAAAGAATCAACTTCAAATGAATTCAACCTATCAAACATACAACATTTAATATCTATTGGAAAAACAGACGAAGTATTAAGCATTCTTGAAAAATATTCACATCAAAAAAAAGACCAAGATTTAAATAATAGGTTAATTGTAATTGAATCTAATTTCAGACAAATACAAAGAGATTATGCTACGGGAATAATGAGTTTAGACGAATACTATACAAGAGAAGCAAAAATAAAATGGGGAATATTAACACTATTGAACCAATAGTGTTAATATTCCTCTAGAACAGAAACCCTTACGGCTTAGGACTCGCCTTTCCCGCTTCCGCAGGCGAAGACTTCACGTATTTCTCCAACCAACTGAACTGCTCATGCAACATGTGCAGGATGTTCTCCCGGCCAGCGTAACCGTGGCTTTCGTGGGGCAAGCTCACGTATTTCACCGTGCCGCCATTTCCTTTGATCGCATTGAACATGCGCTCACTTTGGATTGGGAAAGTACCCGTGTTGTTGTCCGCTTCGCCGTGAATCAAGAGGATTGGGGTCTTGATTTTGTCCGCAAAGCTGAAAGGACTCATGTCGTGATACAAATCAGGATCCTGCCAGTAGGTGCGGTCTTCGTTTTGGAAACCGAAGGGCGTCAAAGTCCGGTTGTAGGCGCCACTGCGGGCAATGCCTCCTTTGAACAGGTTGGTATGCGCCAGCAAATTGGCGGTCATGAACGCGCCGTAGCTGTGGCCACCCACCGCCATGCGGTTTTTATCGCCTACACCCATGTCGGATAATTTTCCTACCGCCGCTTCAGCATTCAATTTGAGCTGAGCGATGAAGTCGTCGTTGGGCTTTTTATCGGCACCCGTTGCTACGATGGGCATTTCGGCATTGTTCAGCACCGCGTAACCCTGGGTTACGTAGTAGATCGGCGAACCCCAGTTCAACAATGTGAAACGGTGTTCACTGCCCCGAATTTGCGCAGCATCGGCAGCAGAATTGAATTCGCGGGGATAGGCCCAAATCAGGGTAGGCAATGGCCCGTCGCGTTTGGCATCGTAACCTTTGGGCAAGTACAGATCACCAGTGAGGTCTACCCCATCGGCGCGTTTGTAGCTAATTTTTTGCTTGCTCACGCCTTCCAATTGGGGATAGGGATTGGCAAAATTGGTGATCTGCCGATCGGCAATGCGCAACTTCAGGTCTTTGAGCCAATAGTTGGGCATGGTGGTTTCGTTCTCACGGCGGGTCAGCAAGGTCAGTTTGTCGGCATCCAAAACACGGGTTACGGCTTCAAAAGAACCTTCGGGGCAGCGCCACAGGATCTCGGTTTTTTTCGTATTGAGATCGAATGTCGCCAGGAAAGGCAAATCTCCTTTGGATGATGCACCCGTCGTGTTGTTCATCAAAATTTTAGTGCCATTGTCGATGGTTTTGATCACGCGGCGATGGAATTGGTTGGTCTCGGTAACCGGATTTCCGGGATCACTGTAGGCATCGGTGGTATTGCGCTCCATCAACTTGGTTACTTCCCCGGTGCTGGGGTTGTAGCGATTGGTGCGGGTCATTTGTTTGCCGCTCAAACCTTCGGTCACCAGGGCCAAAGTGGCATTGCCCCAACTGGTGCCATAATAGCGCAGTTGGGTCTTGAAGAGTTCTTTGCTTTCACCCGTAAATGGCGCACTCAGGGCGTATACTGCATCGTGAAATTCCACATTTTTTTTGATCAAACCACTGTCCAGGGGCATGCACCAAATTACGGTAGCTGCTTCATCATCGCGCCATTCGAAGCCACGAGGGACATACTGTACATTATCGCGCCCGCTGGGTCTCGCTTCAGCCGAAGGCAATTCGGCCAGGGTATTGATTATTTTTCCCGTCAAATCGGTGATGGCAACCGTTGAAGGAAAACCCCTGGCAGTTACCAGGTAGGAGAATGGTTTTTTCAAGGTTTCCGTGAGCAGGTATTTTTTATCGGGTGAAACCTGGATACTGGAATAAATGGCCGGTTGTCCAATTTTGGTTTCCACGCCATTGACGTTTTTCACCAATTGTCCAATGCCATAAAAAGCAAACAGTTGCTCATCGTGAGGGCTTTTGATCAAGTCCTGAAAGGTAGGTTGTGGCGCAGCTTTGCCGTAGTTTTGTTGAATGGTTGGCCCTTTGGGCATCACGGGTTTGGGTGGCGCAGCCGAAGCGGGCGCCAGGGTGGTACGGTACAGCAGGGTATTGTCGTCATACCACTGGTAGCTGCCACCCAGGACTGCATTCAAAGGCATTTTGTTGACCTTGATGGCTTTTTGGGTCAACACATCGATCACGTACAGGTCTACCCGGTCACTGGTGGTATGGGTAAAGGCAATTTTTTTGTCGTTCGGGCTCCAGCTCACGTTGCCCGCGTACAAGGGGGCGGGCAAGCCCAAAATTTTCAATTCCTTACCTGTAGCGATGTTTTTGAGGTAGAGGTTGTTGATGAAATTTTGGCGGCTGGGCGCATAATTCTTGGGATTGATCCGCAAACCCGCAATGCGCAACTCGGGCTGCGCCAGTTCTTCTACTGAAGGGTAACTGTTGTTTTCTGTCAGCAACATCCAGGTGCCTTTTTCGTCGACACTGACGTTAGGTGTTGGCTTGGCCAGCAACAGATCGGAAATGGCTTTGGGTGGTACTTTGTAGGCAATGTCTTCCTGGGCCAGCAGCAGTGGTGCGCTCGCCAGGAATAAAAAGCAGGTGATGGTGGATAAAAGTAGTCGAGTCATCATGGCAATTGGTTTTATTTGCAATAATATAGCCACAATCTAAGACTTGGACA includes these proteins:
- a CDS encoding ISKra4-like element ISHhy1 family transposase (programmed frameshift), which gives rise to MEKSYKIESDGSISITFNFKPEGSMLEQEEQIAAALSEAGRLASELSLKSFDTGGESIIVNNEKLSSRGEGKKNYETAWGRVSISRHVYQRSRGGKIYVPLEVGARVVGGNCTPYLSKMVSWKYAQLAASRVCEDMAMHHHRSISRKLVQKIGSEVGLIAWDKEMEWSYDLPELKEVVKCVAISRDGTTTPIIGQGYRETMCGTISLYNKTGDRLHTIYKACAPEKGKEGFDRVMNKEVEEIKALFPSAKYVGLADGAANNWTYLNGCTTEQVLDFYHATEHLSEVSVAMEPNEERRKKWLDEACHDLKHRPKAAVFLFRELQAKQKEYGEHPPQVLLDNLTYLSNNLKRMDYCRFLKNGFPIGSGVTEAACKVLAKQRLSGSGMRWHLHKVQDMLLIRELVCTRGRWEQFWAFYDQIRA
- a CDS encoding alpha/beta hydrolase family protein, which codes for MMTRLLLSTITCFLFLASAPLLLAQEDIAYKVPPKAISDLLLAKPTPNVSVDEKGTWMLLTENNSYPSVEELAQPELRIAGLRINPKNYAPSRQNFINNLYLKNIATGKELKILGLPAPLYAGNVSWSPNDKKIAFTHTTSDRVDLYVIDVLTQKAIKVNKMPLNAVLGGSYQWYDDNTLLYRTTLAPASAAPPKPVMPKGPTIQQNYGKAAPQPTFQDLIKSPHDEQLFAFYGIGQLVKNVNGVETKIGQPAIYSSIQVSPDKKYLLTETLKKPFSYLVTARGFPSTVAITDLTGKIINTLAELPSAEARPSGRDNVQYVPRGFEWRDDEAATVIWCMPLDSGLIKKNVEFHDAVYALSAPFTGESKELFKTQLRYYGTSWGNATLALVTEGLSGKQMTRTNRYNPSTGEVTKLMERNTTDAYSDPGNPVTETNQFHRRVIKTIDNGTKILMNNTTGASSKGDLPFLATFDLNTKKTEILWRCPEGSFEAVTRVLDADKLTLLTRRENETTMPNYWLKDLKLRIADRQITNFANPYPQLEGVSKQKISYKRADGVDLTGDLYLPKGYDAKRDGPLPTLIWAYPREFNSAADAAQIRGSEHRFTLLNWGSPIYYVTQGYAVLNNAEMPIVATGADKKPNDDFIAQLKLNAEAAVGKLSDMGVGDKNRMAVGGHSYGAFMTANLLAHTNLFKGGIARSGAYNRTLTPFGFQNEDRTYWQDPDLYHDMSPFSFADKIKTPILLIHGEADNNTGTFPIQSERMFNAIKGNGGTVKYVSLPHESHGYAGRENILHMLHEQFSWLEKYVKSSPAEAGKASPKP